From the Cloeon dipterum chromosome 4, ieCloDipt1.1, whole genome shotgun sequence genome, the window TAgtaaattagcattttttcatacattattttaaaaggcgAATTTTTGAACTCTcggaaatgtgcaaaaaatcgtttaaaaaatcttcagTATGTAGTGGTAGAAGTTGATTTGATGATTTGAGCAATAtgtggaaattttaagaaaattaccaattatttattatatgaTTTGAATAATCCAGTAGAATTGGTCAATTAATATCATAATTATGCTGAAATTTGGTTGGTAGACTAAACACTGTTCACtgggaaaaatcaatcagtgagctatttttaacgtttctagataaaatgaaatattcaccaTAAGTGGTTGCTTTTTGGGTTTAATAAGTCTTCAATGGCAAAcagtaaagcaaaaaatactgaaagTTGATATATGCACTccctttttaacattttgaataTCATTTTCTAATACCTTCTAGTAAGTTTTGAGAAAACTTCaacgaaaattttcaacattttttactgtagctGTATGATTGattcatcaattttaaaaatttggtgtaAAGCCAATACTTTAGAAACATAGAAATAAACAGCATCAGTAGCCGGCAACAACAGCATCCCTCCTGTGGTCTGAATTTGCAGTTAAAAATTGGCCATCCCTGGCAACGCCATTGACAGCTGATCCTCCTGTGTATCGACTAGTCACGTGTCCAATAGCTTCTAAGCCTTTCACAATGCGCTAAtgcgaatataaaaattgaataattatagtttctttgtaattaatttaaatatttacgtCAACATTTCCATATTCGTATTGCAGCTCCATTGGGTACACTTGGTGATGGATGCGTGGCGCATCAATGGCTTCTTTGATGTTCTGGTTAAACCACAAATTTCTCAAGGCAGTctaatcaaaattgaattaatcatatgcatgaaattattttttctggtcaTTATTACTTGAATGACAGAAGAAGTAATTTTTGTGCCACCAGACGCTCCAACTGATAAAACAACGTCACCATTTGCATCTGTGATGATCAATGGGCACATTGATGATAAAGGTATTTTTCcaggagcaataaaattttctggtgATGGGGGCACTCCATATGAGTTGGTTATATTAGGGGCCGAGAAATCATCCATCtcgtcatttaaaattatcccaGTCTTAAGCGAGCGAGTGACAGATCcaaatctgtaaaaaaaaaacagggaATAGTGATTGAAAGTGAACTTTGCTAGTGTTTGTACACTTGATTAATGGTGCTGGTGACCGAGACGGAAGATCCATCCTTGTCTATAATAGAGATGTGAGCAGTTCCATGGTTTTCAACATTAAGAGTTTCTGCAAAATAGTGAGCTGGGTCATTGTATGTCTTGTCATCTTCGATTCTGCTTCTGATGAAATTGGCGTAGTCCTTAGAGGTTAGATTTGATAAAAGCTAGAACCACAGAAAAGAAGCTGTTAGTCACTTAATAGTTAGAAGTAAATTAAGCACACCTCACTGATGTCAACAAAATCAGGGTCCCCCAAATGAGTCCTGGCCCCATAAGCGTACTTAATGGTTTCAGCAATTCTCTGGTAGGTAGTTATTTCATCTGCAGCTGGGATGAATCCGTCCAAAATGttgagcataaaaattaactgagCTCCAGATGCTGGAGAGGTGAGTGTGTAGGCGGTGTAACCATTACTCAGACTAGCTGACACAGGTGTTTGCCACCGAACTCtagttcattttattaaatttgagaaaaactTAGCTACTTGAAATTCTTACTGGTAGTCAGCCATATCTTGTAGAGTGATAATACCTCCTAGGGCTTGAATGTCACTGACAAAATCTTGAACCAAAGATCCAGTGTATAAAGCGTCACCACCTTCATTTGCAATCACTCGAAGTGTCTCGGCCAGTTGCGTGTGGTATATCTTGCCTCCCTCAGTAAGCAAATTACCCTCTGCATCTGTTAGCAATTCACTGTCAAGCACAAAACACATAGTTTAGTTTCGGCTTTAggatacaaatattttcctggcTTATCAAGTCTTAATTTAAGGTTACATTCGTTACATTCATAATTATTAGCAGCAAGCCATTGGCTCATATTTTTGAGCTCATGCATTTCGTGCACTTGCAATGTGACAATTTGAGAGACATTTGGAGGGTCAAGTCGGGCTGGTTTGTACCTCCATTTCAATAGCGATTCTATTCCGATTTTGGAGGACTGCGGAAGCTATCCGACTTGCTACTTACTGGTTTGTACCTTACCAGCATACGTGAATTAATTCCACGGGACCAATCATTAAAAGACCCCGGTGCGGGGGGCAGGAACATCAGCTGATCATTTTCTAGAATTgacttcctccaatgaggtcCTTGCGCAAAATGTATTGGGAAGCGTCGTTTTAACGGTTAACCCTTATGGAAATATGTGAActgataaaaaaaggaaatacgGTCTTAAAGCTTTTTGATCTTGTAGTTTTGCCTATCTCGAGCTACAGTGCCCAGGTTATTTGGCTGTACTCAACATAAAgtgattttgccaaattagaGTCAGTAAAgtcgagatttttattttggcttgtcaaaatatatgaaatcaAGACTGTCTTATAAACTGGCCACCGCAAGCTTCTTTGTTGATGATTTAGCTGCAAGATTTGCTTTACCTCACTCcaaattacagaaaatttattctaaattagGGGTTCAAGTTTTTCCTGAAACAGCAGGAATTTTTCGACACGCCCGCAATAGTTGACCAGAGTTGGAAATCCGTGTGCCATGAGAACAGGCATAAGCTAATACAACATGCCTGTCACGGCTTGCACTTTCTGCTGTGTAAAATAGAAGAATTCCAAAGCGAAGCTCTACCTGCCTGTGTGTGTAAACTTTGTGATAAGAGCATGAACTTCTACCATTTCTTAAACTGTGATAAAATCCAATTAAGTCTGAAtcaagctgcaaaatttgcagtaaACTGACCCAAGagtcaaattattattatcatctgtTGTACacgaaaatattgtttagcaataataaaattattgattgataaattttcgcaTGTTGGTTTGATTCATACCGAATTGTTGGGCTGGCGAGAATAGCTGCTTCTTTCTGCTTAATCCTCGATGCCAAATAAGGCCCAACATCGATACCAGATTCACACAAGTCAATTGTCGGCTGGATAAGCCTGGCCCATGGAAGGGATCCAAAGCGCTGGTACAGCTCCCAGTAGCCCTTCAGCTCGCTAGGAACAGCAACAGAAAGACCACCTGCGGAACAACATAAGAGTAGTGGCTAACGATTTGACTTTAAGCAGGCATATGGTTATACCAATCAATTATTAACTCATGTATCATGTAATAATGAAGAACTTACCAATTTGTGAGAGTGTGGAGTTTCCATCAAACATGTCTTCGTAAGCCGCTCCTGGAGCCACTTCTCTAGCATTCAGAGCAAAAGCCTCCTTTGTAGTTCCGTTATAGATAGTCATCAAAAAGCCCCCACCAAGGCCCATGCTCTGCAATGATGATACTCCATCACAAAATAGGGTTGCTATGGCGGCGTCCACGGCGTTTCCACCCTCCAGTAGCACATCTCTGttaacattatatttttaatatccatTTTGCTGTTGTTTTTGTAAGCTTTCCAAGGCAGTGAAAAAATTTAGACAGTTCACCTTCCAATCAGGTTGCAAGGGTAAGAGTTAGCAGCTACTGCAGCATCGTAATATACTCCCATGGGGGAATCTGAAGGAGGAAGAGGATCTATAGGGTTTGGTGGATCCAGTTCTGCATTAGGGTGCGTTCCAACGTAAACTCCAACCGCAACGCCAGCCACTAGGCTTAACATGACCACAACCCCTGCAATGCCAAGTGGCTTCCACAGGTTTCCTCTGGAACACGTGGGATATTTTAGTTCAATAGGAacttaataaaacaaataactgataaaaatttgctggCTCAACGCACGTAACTGattaaatctggaaaaaacCATTCATCATGCTGTTACTCGTTAGATAACTAATAGTAAAACCGGTTAAAGGTACACAGGGTACATGTGCCATTTTAGCAAAGAAAGATTGTCATGTGtattaatcattttgaaaaaaaagtttaaacagAGTAATTTTGAATCTAGGTCATATTCATATTGTCTGTACCTCATTTTGTAGTTCATGCACCGCAAATCGTAATCACCTTGCACcatgtttataaaattttgtttttaatttacattaaagCTCACACATGTTCATGCTCGTGGAGAAAAATGTGTACAAAATCATAAAGCATTAAGAGAGGcgctcaaaagaaaaaaagaaagcgAATAGTCTGAGGTATAGTCTACATTAATGAGTGAACGTTGTTTGCGTTTGCACACCAATTATGGCTAAGTAAATATCGTAAAATATGAAACCACACCAAGCCACTATACCTCCACTCCTTCTCATGCTTGATAAATTAAACAGTTCAGTTGTAAGTGATACGAATCATGAAGATGTAATAGACAATTGATCACTACTTACGGATTAGACCTCATGTTAGCTGGTGAAGCTCCTTACAGTGAATGAGGTTTAGCTGCACCTAAGCCGGTTTAAAAAGTTCTTATCTAACGCACAAGAACTTGGACGACAATGGGCTGGGTATCTCCCGGGGAGTTTCCCAaacttgcagtgcagtggttttTTGCGGTATTTACCCATTTTGTGCGGGTTTTTTTGCACCTCACGGTAATATAATGAACAAAATACCCTATATGGAGAGGGAACgggtttttggtttttgttgactcgtggttttttagttttttttttaaaaaaacattttaaatgtaattttccatGAGCAACAAAAATTCGGGAGAAACTAGCTGCAAAAAACCGGATGCGCAAAAGAACGCTTAATACCCATGCCAGCCTTGACGACAATGCATCCAAAACAATCTTATCTGGGTATTTTCATGATGGATTTGCAAGAATGAATTGAACTTTCGAATGGCTATGAGTCCTTAAATTAATTGgcaaataatatgattttgaagatagtaaaattaaatttcaggacATTTTTCCAGAGAAAtttagatataaatttttcagcaaaacaataaataccACTCGACAAGGTATTTTAAGTACTGAATCTTGCGCAACAACCGATTCATGATATTACAAGAGGATCTGAATCAATTTGCAtctaatttgcataaaatgctGACCAACAACTACATAACCAATCAGGTGACAAGACTgaacatgaaaaaattgaaccacCATTCGAAAGTTTAGAAGCACTACTTAAGCCAAGTTAGATAAATCATATATATACCGATACCTTATATAATCAAATAAGTGTTTTGGTCGGAGATAATCAAGCCACTTC encodes:
- the Nle gene encoding scoloptoxin SSD14 isoform X2 → MDEAEDTRRILTRLVSDTGDSFERLFDLPYNVTPEKLALLVNHLLENEEPAPFLFFVNGKEITDCLDKVMVQDDIGTENVLEIIYQQQAVFKVRAVTRCTSSMPGHAEAVISIGFSPNGQYLASGSGDTTVRFWDIYTQTPFMVCEGHKNWVLCISWAPNSKMLASACKNGVILLWNPETGKQIGKPLAGHKQWVTSLAWEPLHLDPRGRRLASGSKDGDIRIWDTALGNVERVLTSHTQSVTCVRWGGSGLIYSSSQDRTIKVWRPDGVLCRTLEGHGHWVNSLALSTDYVLRTGAVDPTAVHRGKGQDVNESDIKELALKRYLAVCRLGEERLVSASDDHTLMMWLPEKEKKPIERLTGHQQLVNDVRFSPDTRILASASFDKSIKLWDGKSGKFITTLRGHVQAVFMLAWSADSRLLVSASADSTLKVWNVKQKKLELDLPGHADEVYAVDWSPDGLRVASGGKDKILKIGNLWKPLGIAGVVVMLSLVAGVAVGVYVGTHPNAELDPPNPIDPLPPSDSPMGVYYDAAVAANSYPCNLIGRDVLLEGGNAVDAAIATLFCDGVSSLQSMGLGGGFLMTIYNGTTKEAFALNAREVAPGAAYEDMFDGNSTLSQIGGLSVAVPSELKGYWELYQRFGSLPWARLIQPTIDLCESGIDVGPYLASRIKQKEAAILASPTIRELLTDAEGNLLTEGGKIYHTQLAETLRVIANEGGDALYTGSLVQDFVSDIQALGGIITLQDMADYQVRWQTPVSASLSNGYTAYTLTSPASGAQLIFMLNILDGFIPAADEITTYQRIAETIKYAYGARTHLGDPDFVDISELLSNLTSKDYANFIRSRIEDDKTYNDPAHYFAETLNVENHGTAHISIIDKDGSSVSVTSTINQVFGSVTRSLKTGIILNDEMDDFSAPNITNSYGVPPSPENFIAPGKIPLSSMCPLIITDANGDVVLSVGASGGTKITSSVIQTALRNLWFNQNIKEAIDAPRIHHQVYPMELQYEYGNVDRIVKGLEAIGHVTSRYTGGSAVNGVARDGQFLTANSDHRRDAVVAGY